From Rhodamnia argentea isolate NSW1041297 chromosome 10, ASM2092103v1, whole genome shotgun sequence, a single genomic window includes:
- the LOC115739209 gene encoding uncharacterized protein LOC115739209 isoform X2, translating to MGWKHPEVSLGEMVNLVKGFADILILASGYQSSGLLAHWDQQNVTKAFQWGFFFEQVFKSFRCSEDSDESLQELDKALSVIVADASFPQGLAKLSSGTLSRARDIVLEQLVHCLPLRDSNLGALLCSTIQMDLDVLSREDPDCLSRYLDKLNLQNTSHDSLHDGGSSEKFSPINHADIANNETEERAKQNGTNSCIQELLKRQSAVSCALSAEKSLAVISRAVGSSQLTWGDQSIDREHLMHDGASRNKDQLDEVTIWYRWKTRSLAYFIDKRTIRLVSGASMMFAASPMQWAQVFERLKMSEGRNIGSLSDKIELLLLGCVTRRWSLVIKHLQSVYHDSFTSSQRFSEVCNLLSGRSQNLILKESMAHSKEGSILDYLMNLLDGQVRLLWMVPPALSAVAIPSWSPLFRFYVNQIKIQLKEGSPMLRCCSCTQEKKEHKDCELAERIWCLHIFHIRGPQLWLGGNDE from the exons ATGGGGTGGAAGCACCCGGAGGTAAGCTTGGGAGAGATGGTGAATCTGGTGAAGGGCTTCGCGGATATCCTGATTCTCGCATCTGGGTACCAATCTTCTGGCCTTTTAGCCCACTGGGACCAACAAAACGTCACCAAAGCCTTTCAATGGGGCTTCTTCTTCGAACAA GTGTTCAAGTCTTTCAGATGCTCAGAGGACTCTGATGAGTCCCTGCAAGAACTTGATAAAGCTCTCTCTGTGATAGTAGCGGACGCTTCTTTCCCTCAG GGTCTAGCAAAACTATCCTCTGGTACTCTAAGTAGGGCTAGAGACATCGTGCTGGAGCAGTTGGTCCATTGCTTGCCATTAAGAGATTCGAATCTCGGAGCACTTCTCTGTTCAACCATTCAGATGGATCTCGATGTCCTTTCAAGAGAAGATCCTGATTGCCTCAGCAGATACTTGGACAAGTTGAACCTGCAGAATACCTCTCATGACTCACTTCACGACGGCGGTAGTTCTGAGAAGTTTTCACCTATTAATCACGCTGACATTGCAAATAATGAGACTGAAGAACGTGCCAAGCAGAATGGGACGAACTCTTGCATCCAAGAGCTTCTGAAAAGGCAGTCTGCCGTTTCATGTGCATTGTCCGCAGAGAAAAGCTTGGCTGTTATCTCTAGAGCTGTGGGTAGCAGTCAGCTGACTTGGGGTGACCAAAGCATTGATAGGGAGCATCTAATGCATGATGGAGCTTCAAG GAATAAAGATCAATTGGACGAGGTAACAATTTGGTATCGCTGGAAAACAAGGAGCCTCGCGTATTTCATTGATAAGAGAACTATCAGACTGGTATCTGGTGCCAGCATGATGTTTGCTGCTTCTCCAATGCAGTGGGCGCAAGTTTTTGAACGTCTGAAGATGTCTGAAGGAAGAAATATTGGCAGTTTGTCTGACAAAATA GAACTTCTTCTATTAGGATGTGTTACCAGAAGATGGAGCTTAGTAATTAAACATCTTCAGTCAGTTTATCATGATTCCTTTACTAGTTCACAGAGATTTTCAGAAGTTTGCAACTTGCTTTCAGGAAGATCTCAAAACTTAATTTTGAAAGAGAGCATGGCACACTCAAAG GAAGGCAGCATCCTTGATTATCTTATGAACTTATTGGACGGTCAAGTTCGTCTGCTGTGGATGGTACCACCTGCTCTTTCAGCAGTTGCAATTCCTTCCTG GTCACCTCTATTCAGATTCTACGTGAACCAGATTAAGATTCAGCTTAAAGAAGGCTCTCCAATGTTAAG ATGTTGTAGTTGCACTCAAGAAAAGAAGGAGCACAAGGATT GTGAACTTGCAGAGAGGATCTGGTGTCTTCACATCTTCCACATCCGTGGGCCTCAGTTGTGGCTTGGTGGCAATGATGAATGA
- the LOC115739209 gene encoding uncharacterized protein LOC115739209 isoform X1, with protein sequence MGWKHPEVSLGEMVNLVKGFADILILASGYQSSGLLAHWDQQNVTKAFQWGFFFEQVFKSFRCSEDSDESLQELDKALSVIVADASFPQGLAKLSSGTLSRARDIVLEQLVHCLPLRDSNLGALLCSTIQMDLDVLSREDPDCLSRYLDKLNLQNTSHDSLHDGGSSEKFSPINHADIANNETEERAKQNGTNSCIQELLKRQSAVSCALSAEKSLAVISRAVGSSQLTWGDQSIDREHLMHDGASRNKDQLDEVTIWYRWKTRSLAYFIDKRTIRLVSGASMMFAASPMQWAQVFERLKMSEGRNIGSLSDKIVCFPLSSGSGILLELLLLGCVTRRWSLVIKHLQSVYHDSFTSSQRFSEVCNLLSGRSQNLILKESMAHSKEGSILDYLMNLLDGQVRLLWMVPPALSAVAIPSWSPLFRFYVNQIKIQLKEGSPMLRCCSCTQEKKEHKDCELAERIWCLHIFHIRGPQLWLGGNDE encoded by the exons ATGGGGTGGAAGCACCCGGAGGTAAGCTTGGGAGAGATGGTGAATCTGGTGAAGGGCTTCGCGGATATCCTGATTCTCGCATCTGGGTACCAATCTTCTGGCCTTTTAGCCCACTGGGACCAACAAAACGTCACCAAAGCCTTTCAATGGGGCTTCTTCTTCGAACAA GTGTTCAAGTCTTTCAGATGCTCAGAGGACTCTGATGAGTCCCTGCAAGAACTTGATAAAGCTCTCTCTGTGATAGTAGCGGACGCTTCTTTCCCTCAG GGTCTAGCAAAACTATCCTCTGGTACTCTAAGTAGGGCTAGAGACATCGTGCTGGAGCAGTTGGTCCATTGCTTGCCATTAAGAGATTCGAATCTCGGAGCACTTCTCTGTTCAACCATTCAGATGGATCTCGATGTCCTTTCAAGAGAAGATCCTGATTGCCTCAGCAGATACTTGGACAAGTTGAACCTGCAGAATACCTCTCATGACTCACTTCACGACGGCGGTAGTTCTGAGAAGTTTTCACCTATTAATCACGCTGACATTGCAAATAATGAGACTGAAGAACGTGCCAAGCAGAATGGGACGAACTCTTGCATCCAAGAGCTTCTGAAAAGGCAGTCTGCCGTTTCATGTGCATTGTCCGCAGAGAAAAGCTTGGCTGTTATCTCTAGAGCTGTGGGTAGCAGTCAGCTGACTTGGGGTGACCAAAGCATTGATAGGGAGCATCTAATGCATGATGGAGCTTCAAG GAATAAAGATCAATTGGACGAGGTAACAATTTGGTATCGCTGGAAAACAAGGAGCCTCGCGTATTTCATTGATAAGAGAACTATCAGACTGGTATCTGGTGCCAGCATGATGTTTGCTGCTTCTCCAATGCAGTGGGCGCAAGTTTTTGAACGTCTGAAGATGTCTGAAGGAAGAAATATTGGCAGTTTGTCTGACAAAATAGTATGTTTTCCCCTCTCTTCTGGAAGTGGCATATTATTG GAACTTCTTCTATTAGGATGTGTTACCAGAAGATGGAGCTTAGTAATTAAACATCTTCAGTCAGTTTATCATGATTCCTTTACTAGTTCACAGAGATTTTCAGAAGTTTGCAACTTGCTTTCAGGAAGATCTCAAAACTTAATTTTGAAAGAGAGCATGGCACACTCAAAG GAAGGCAGCATCCTTGATTATCTTATGAACTTATTGGACGGTCAAGTTCGTCTGCTGTGGATGGTACCACCTGCTCTTTCAGCAGTTGCAATTCCTTCCTG GTCACCTCTATTCAGATTCTACGTGAACCAGATTAAGATTCAGCTTAAAGAAGGCTCTCCAATGTTAAG ATGTTGTAGTTGCACTCAAGAAAAGAAGGAGCACAAGGATT GTGAACTTGCAGAGAGGATCTGGTGTCTTCACATCTTCCACATCCGTGGGCCTCAGTTGTGGCTTGGTGGCAATGATGAATGA
- the LOC115739205 gene encoding subtilisin-like protease SBT1.2 gives MEASINSLIIAAFSLSLSLCLAMVHADADPLHTFIVQLRPDGPTRLAFASELQWHLSFVHGAVSHSPEEDPSSRLLYSYRSAMDGFAARLSESERESLERMSDVVAIRPDRVLQVQTTYSYKFLGLNPSGGAWSESRFGRGTIIGVLDTGVWPESPSFDDRGMPPIPKKWKGACQEGQGFNSSNCNRKLIGARFFTMGHRVASPSPSADDVLEYVSPRDSHGHGTHTSSTAGGASVAMASVLGNGAGVARGMAPGAHIAVYKVCWFSGCYSSDILAAMDVAIRDGVDVLSLSLGGFPIPIYADTIAIGSFRAVERGVSVVCAAGNNGPLPNSVANEAPWILTIGAGTLDRRFPAIIRLGNRKFLYGESINLARDHSRTSSEELELIYVTGGNTGSEFCFQGSLPREKVRGKMVVCDRGVNGRSEKGQVVKEAGGAAMILANTEINLEENSVEVHVLPATAIGYSESILLKAYINSTARPRARIEFGGTVIGRSRAPTVAQFSSRGPSLTNPTILKPDVIAPGVNIIAAWPQNLGPSGLPEDSRRVNFTVMSGTSMACPHVGGIAALIRSIHPGWTPAAIKSAIMTTSDTTDHSGKPIMDGNKPAGIFAMGSGHVNPARAIDPGLIYDINPDDYITHLCTLGYTNFDIFTITHRNVSCRELLRTNRGFSLNYPSISVIFKDGTRRKMVRRWVTNVGEPNSVYSVEVAAPEELSLRVRPRRLVFRHRNQTLSYRVWFIARKRAGTPKLSYSQGHLTWVHSGQGVHRVRSPISVTWKH, from the coding sequence ATGGAAGCCAGTATCAACTCCCTCATCATCGCGGCCTTCTCGCTTTCGCTTTCTCTCTGCTTGGCCATGGTCCATGCCGACGCCGACCCTCTCCACACTTTCATTGTTCAGCTCCGTCCTGACGGGCCGACCCGGCTCGCGTTCGCTTCTGAGCTCCAATGGCACCTCTCCTTTGTCCATGGCGCCGTCTCTCACTCTCCCGAGGAAGACCCTTCTTCTCGCCTACTCTATTCCTACCGTTCCGCGATGGATGGGTTCGCCGCTCGCCTGTCTGAGTCGGAGCGGGAGAGCTTGGAGCGAATGAGCGATGTCGTTGCCATTAGGCCTGACAGGGTCCTTCAAGTGCAGACTACTTATTCCTACAAGTTCCTAGGGTTGAACCCCTCGGGAGGGGCTTGGAGTGAGTCGAGGTTCGGGCGTGGGACAATCATCGGCGTCCTGGATACCGGAGTTTGGCCCGAGAGCCCGAGCTTCGACGATCGGGGAATGCCGCCCATCCCCAAGAAATGGAAGGGTGCGTGCCAAGAGGGGCAAGGCTTCAACTCTTCGAATTGCAACCGGAAACTGATCGGGGCCCGGTTCTTCACCATGGGGCACCGCGTGGCTTCTCCGTCACCTTCGGCGGACGACGTGCTCGAGTATGTCTCCCCGAGAGACTCCCATGGCCACGGGACGCACACCTCATCAACGGCTGGGGGAGCCTCCGTGGCAATGGCGAGCGTGCTCGGTAATGGGGCGGGGGTGGCCCGTGGGATGGCCCCGGGCGCTCACATTGCTGTGTACAAAGTCTGCTGGTTCAGCGGCTGTTACAGCTCTGATATATTAGCTGCGATGGATGTGGCAATCAGGGACGGAGTCGATGtcctctccctctcgctcgGCGGCTTTCCAATCCCCATTTACGCAGATACCATTGCTATTGGGAGCTTCCGCGCAGTTGAGCGGGGTGTATCGGTCGTATGCGCAGCTGGAAACAATGGGCCACTCCCGAACTCGGTCGCCAACGAAGCTCCATGGATTCTAACCATAGGTGCGGGCACGCTTGACCGGAGATTCCCGGCAATCATTCGGTTGGGCAACCGGAAGTTCCTGTATGGAGAATCCATCAACCTGGCGAGGGACCATTCGAGGACGTCTAGTGAAGAGCTTGAGTTGATTTACGTCACCGGCGGCAACACGGGGAGCGAATTTTGCTTCCAAGGGTCACTCCCTAGAGAAAAGGTTCGTGGCAAGATGGTCGTCTGCGACCGCGGAGTAAATGGGAGGTCGGAGAAGGGCCAAGTCGTGAAGGAAGCGGGTGGGGCCGCGATGATCCTAGCGAATACCGAGATAAACCTCGAAGAGAACTCGGTGGAGGTCCACGTGTTGCCAGCGACGGCAATCGGATATTCGGAGTCCATCCTCTTGAAGGCCTACATTAACTCCACCGCGAGGCCGAGGGCCAGGATCGAGTTCGGTGGGACCGTCATTGGGAGAAGCCGAGCGCCGACGGTGGCTCAATTCTCGTCCCGAGGGCCAAGCCTGACTAATCCTACAATCCTGAAGCCTGATGTGATTGCTCCAGGAGTCAACATTATTGCTGCTTGGCCTCAAAACTTAGGCCCAAGCGGGCTTCCTGAAGATTCCAGGAGAGTGAACTTCACAGTCATGTCAGGGACTTCCATGGCCTGCCCTCACGTCGGCGGGATTGCTGCTCTGATCCGGTCCATCCACCCTGGGTGGACCCCAGCGGCCATCAAATCGGCAATCATGACGACCTCGGACACGACCGACCACTCAGGGAAGCCGATCATGGACGGAAACAAACCAGCGGGGATCTTTGCCATGGGGTCAGGGCACGTGAACCCGGCGAGAGCCATCGACCCAGGATTGATCTACGACATCAACCCAGACGACTACATTACCCATCTGTGCACATTAGGCTACACAAATTTCGACATCTTCACCATCACTCACCGAAATGTCAGCTGTCGCGAGCTCTTGAGAACAAACAGGGGATTCAGCCTGAATTACCCTTCGATTTCCGTGATTTTTAAGGATGGGACGAGGAGGAAGATGGTCAGGCGGTGGGTCACGAATGTGGGCGAGCCGAATTCCGTATACTCAGTGGAAGTGGCGGCGCCTGAGGAGCTAAGCTTGAGAGTCAGGCCAAGGAGGCTTGTGTTCAGGCACAGGAACCAGACTTTGAGCTACAGAGTGTGGTTTATAGCAAGGAAGAGAGCTGGGACTCCAAAACTGAGCTATTCTCAGGGACATTTGACTTGGGTTCATTCTGGCCAAGGTGTTCACAGAGTGAGAAGCCCCATCTCAGTGACTTGGAAGCACTAG
- the LOC115739207 gene encoding eukaryotic translation initiation factor 2D isoform X2 produces the protein MMVAKLQNRVHVYSVEGEFPMFFDIDGRGSEIFPSVYSLWRVPEIVPAFLLKGGEVSRFIIGGADLMFPGISVPPEGLPSFAAGEIWAVKVPGNPAPIAVGTTTMSSSEALKAGLRGKALRITHHYRDLLWESAEGRFAPNAGFLEDVVFEDPAFLSSRQESTACEGQSEVCNDHEDGAEDEDVTESVDEMNSNSIQIREMDGSNERLDKLVADIDTLTVADDVSAEGSNVEDRHNFTSADVDALLDKCLLQALHTTIKDKDLPMPGSTLWSNHVLPCRPQGVTLDIKKSSYKKLSKWLQAKSTAGLVSVKEDKYKKEVVLLGVNRNHPDYSVFRPEKRPVEKSDQIGEHAAKESQSNKTLNMVEVYKPSVHVNAIFTSAGADRGKLYTASEATDIVFRYVEQENLVKPTDKSTVVLDAILCDALFKGAIKKGSAYPTEIHKKDLGSTFINRMQPHHVVTRGSDSVVRKGALKAIQIMTERRQGNKKVTRLSGLEAFLVDPEALASELQKKFACSTTVAELPGKKGYEVMVQGGVIDDLARYLIEHYGVPKKYMEVLDKTKK, from the exons ATGATGGTTGCAAAGCTTCAAAACCGAGTGCATGTGTACAGTGTGGAAGGTGAATTTCCCATGTTCTTTGACATTGATGGAAGAGGCTCAGAAATATTTCCCTCAG TCTATTCTCTTTGGAGAGTCCCTGAAATTGTACCTGCTTTCCTACTCAAGGGAGGTGAAGTTTCACGCTTTATCATTGGTGGAGCAGACTTGATGTTTCCTGGAATTAGTGTGCCTCCTGAGGGCCTGCCATCATTTGCTGCAGGGGAGATATGGGCAGTTAAAGTCCCTGGCAATCCTGCGCCAATAGCT GTGGGAACTACCACAATGAGCAGTAGCGAAGCCTTGAAAGCTGGTTTACGTGGAAAGGCTTTGAGAATAACCCATCACTATCGTGACCTACTTTG GGAGTCTGCCGAGGGCCGGTTTGCCCCAAATGCTGGTTTCTTAGAGGATGTGGTGTTTGAAGACCCTGCTTTCTTATCATCTCGCCAGGAATCAACTGCTTGTGAAGGTCAAAGCGAGGTTTGTAATGATCATGAGGACGGTGCTGAAGATGAAGACGTGACTGAGTCTGTTGATGAAATGAATTCCAATTCTATTCAGATCAGAGAGATGGATGGTAGTAATGAAAGGCTGGATAAATTAGTTGCAGACATTGATACTTTGACTGTTGCAGATGATGTTTCTGCTGAAGGATCAAATGTTGAAGACCGGCATAATTTCACATCTGCGGATGTAGATGCACTTCTTGACAAATGCCTTTTGCAAGCCCTGCATACAACCATCAAGGACAAAGACCTTCCTATGCCTGGAAGCACATTATG GTCAAACCATGTATTGCCTTGTAGGCCTCAAGGTGTCACTCTTGATATCAAGAAGTCTTCATACAAGAAATTGTCAAAGTGGTTGCAGGCGAAATCAACTGCCGGACTG GTTTCTGTAAAAGAAGATAAATATAAGAAGGAAGTAGTATTGTTAGGAGTTAATCGAAATCATCCCGATTACTCAGTATTCAGACCGGAAAAACGTCCTGTGGAGAAAAGTGACCAAATTGGTGAACATGCTGCAAAGGAAAGTCAGTCAAATAAAACTCTAAATATGGTGGAGGTCTACAAACCAAGTGTGCATGTCAATGCCATTTTCACTTCTGCAGGAGCTGATAGGGGAAAACTCTATACTGCTTCAGAAGCAACTGATATTGTATTTAGATACGTTGAGCAAGAAAATCTGGTTAAGCCAACAGACAAGTCCACTGTGGTGTTGGATGCTATACTATGTGATGCGCTGTTTAAAGGAGCCATAAAGAAAGGATCGGCATACCCAACGGAAATTCATAAGAAGGACCTGGGATCAACATTCATTAACCGCATGCAACCACATCACGTAGTTACCAGAGGAAGTGATTCAGTTGTTCGTAAGGGTGCCTTGAAAGCTATTCAGATAATGACAGAACGAAGGCAGGGTAACAAAAAGGTTACAAGACTATCTGGTCTGGAAGCATTTTTAGTGGATCCAGAAGCATTGGCATCGGAGCTGCAGAAGAAATTTGCCTGTAGCACAACAGTGGCTGAGCTACCAG GTAAAAAGGGGTACGAGGTTATGGTCCAAGGTGGTGTGATCGATGACCTGGCGAGGTATCTGATCGAACATTACGGAGTTCCAAAGAAGTACATGGAGGTACTCGATAAGACAAAGAAATAA
- the LOC115739210 gene encoding uncharacterized protein LOC115739210 yields MLLRSSSTPVLGSLRSSFSDGGPSHHGHHEAAAVQKAAALHNHHNFSFNPKGSLNFSTISCNSSPISPSIHDLGGDAPSHHRGGGFRRVQSEGNLEGLAQAYNMSPLSKNEDRSHTASHAKKSSARPRSMMLETIPSFSFDRYGHAREGEDEENSDFDFDEREEHEEYDEAPLVESSVMLRGSKSMSLIAEEEASSVGSVNMIEKSGFEENKERVRQEMNLAIGLGGGGGNWGGDGGSRGGWGSNSADEGADGENNQGVEEYYKKMVEESPNNSLFLRNYAQFLYQTQGDQERAEEYYARAILADPQDGEILSQYAKLVWELHRDQPRASTYFERAVQASPEDSHVQAAYASFLWEVDDDEDQGEDEDEYESSLATYAMSPQFRGRSTASVSA; encoded by the exons ATGCTCCTGAGGAGCTCTTCCACTCCAGTTCTTGGATCTCTCCGCTCCTCTTTCTCGGACGGCGGTCCCAGCCATCACGGCCACCACGAAGCCGCCGCCGTGCAGAAGGCCGCCGCCCTCCATAACCACCACAACTTCTCTTTCAACCCGAAAGGGTCCCTCAACTTCTCCACCATCTCATGCAACTCCTCCCCCATCTCTCCCTCCATACACGACTTGGGCGGCGACGCTCCCAGCCACCACAGGGGCGGCGGGTTCCGGCGAGTCCAGTCCGAGGGCAACTTGGAAGGCCTGGCCCAGGCCTACAATATGTCTCCCTTGAGCAAAAATGAAGATCGGTCCCACACCGCGAGCCATGCTAAGAAGTCCTCGGCTCGGCCCCGAAGCATGATGTTGGAGACAATACCGTCTTTCTCGTTTGATAGGTACGGACACGCCCGCGAGGGCGAGGATGAAGAGAACAGCGATTTCGACTTCGACGAGAGAGAAGAGCATGAGGAATATGACGAGGCACCGTTGGTGGAGAGCAGTGTCATGTTGAGGGGGAGTAAAAGTATGAGTTTGATTGCGGAGGAGGAAGCGAGTAGTGTTGGTAGTGTGAACATGATTGAGAAGTCCGGTTTCGAAGAGAACAAAGAGAGGGTCAGGCAAGAAATGAATCTCGCCATAGGGctaggcggcggcggaggcaaTTGGGGCGGCGATGGCGGCAGCAGAGGCGGCTGGGGGTCTAATTCGGCCGACGAGGGAGCCGATGGAGAAAACAACCAGGGGGTTGAAGAGTACTACAAGAAAATGGTGGAGGAGAGTCCTAACAACTCTTTGTTTCTCAGAAACTATGCTCAATTTCTATATCAG ACACAGGGAGACCAGGAGAGAGCAGAGGAATACTACGCTCGCGCCATCTTGGCGGATCCTCAAGACGGCGAGATCCTATCGCAATACGCAAAGCTAGTGTGGGAGCTCCATCGCGACCAACCGAGAGCATCGACCTACTTCGAACGTGCCGTTCAAGCTTCCCCTGAAGACAG CCATGTTCAAGCAGCATATGCTAGTTTTCTATGGGAAGTAGACGATGACGAGGACCAGggcgaagatgaagatgaatacGAATCGTCGCTTGCCACTTATGCGATGTCGCCGCAGTTTCGGGGGCGGTCTACAGCTTCTGTCAGCGCCTAA
- the LOC115739207 gene encoding eukaryotic translation initiation factor 2D isoform X1: MFKKALEAKTQQRLSGADKKKLRRAIRDKFPRCSDSDLDALLPPKAEMMVAKLQNRVHVYSVEGEFPMFFDIDGRGSEIFPSVYSLWRVPEIVPAFLLKGGEVSRFIIGGADLMFPGISVPPEGLPSFAAGEIWAVKVPGNPAPIAVGTTTMSSSEALKAGLRGKALRITHHYRDLLWESAEGRFAPNAGFLEDVVFEDPAFLSSRQESTACEGQSEVCNDHEDGAEDEDVTESVDEMNSNSIQIREMDGSNERLDKLVADIDTLTVADDVSAEGSNVEDRHNFTSADVDALLDKCLLQALHTTIKDKDLPMPGSTLWSNHVLPCRPQGVTLDIKKSSYKKLSKWLQAKSTAGLVSVKEDKYKKEVVLLGVNRNHPDYSVFRPEKRPVEKSDQIGEHAAKESQSNKTLNMVEVYKPSVHVNAIFTSAGADRGKLYTASEATDIVFRYVEQENLVKPTDKSTVVLDAILCDALFKGAIKKGSAYPTEIHKKDLGSTFINRMQPHHVVTRGSDSVVRKGALKAIQIMTERRQGNKKVTRLSGLEAFLVDPEALASELQKKFACSTTVAELPGKKGYEVMVQGGVIDDLARYLIEHYGVPKKYMEVLDKTKK, from the exons GCAGAGATGATGGTTGCAAAGCTTCAAAACCGAGTGCATGTGTACAGTGTGGAAGGTGAATTTCCCATGTTCTTTGACATTGATGGAAGAGGCTCAGAAATATTTCCCTCAG TCTATTCTCTTTGGAGAGTCCCTGAAATTGTACCTGCTTTCCTACTCAAGGGAGGTGAAGTTTCACGCTTTATCATTGGTGGAGCAGACTTGATGTTTCCTGGAATTAGTGTGCCTCCTGAGGGCCTGCCATCATTTGCTGCAGGGGAGATATGGGCAGTTAAAGTCCCTGGCAATCCTGCGCCAATAGCT GTGGGAACTACCACAATGAGCAGTAGCGAAGCCTTGAAAGCTGGTTTACGTGGAAAGGCTTTGAGAATAACCCATCACTATCGTGACCTACTTTG GGAGTCTGCCGAGGGCCGGTTTGCCCCAAATGCTGGTTTCTTAGAGGATGTGGTGTTTGAAGACCCTGCTTTCTTATCATCTCGCCAGGAATCAACTGCTTGTGAAGGTCAAAGCGAGGTTTGTAATGATCATGAGGACGGTGCTGAAGATGAAGACGTGACTGAGTCTGTTGATGAAATGAATTCCAATTCTATTCAGATCAGAGAGATGGATGGTAGTAATGAAAGGCTGGATAAATTAGTTGCAGACATTGATACTTTGACTGTTGCAGATGATGTTTCTGCTGAAGGATCAAATGTTGAAGACCGGCATAATTTCACATCTGCGGATGTAGATGCACTTCTTGACAAATGCCTTTTGCAAGCCCTGCATACAACCATCAAGGACAAAGACCTTCCTATGCCTGGAAGCACATTATG GTCAAACCATGTATTGCCTTGTAGGCCTCAAGGTGTCACTCTTGATATCAAGAAGTCTTCATACAAGAAATTGTCAAAGTGGTTGCAGGCGAAATCAACTGCCGGACTG GTTTCTGTAAAAGAAGATAAATATAAGAAGGAAGTAGTATTGTTAGGAGTTAATCGAAATCATCCCGATTACTCAGTATTCAGACCGGAAAAACGTCCTGTGGAGAAAAGTGACCAAATTGGTGAACATGCTGCAAAGGAAAGTCAGTCAAATAAAACTCTAAATATGGTGGAGGTCTACAAACCAAGTGTGCATGTCAATGCCATTTTCACTTCTGCAGGAGCTGATAGGGGAAAACTCTATACTGCTTCAGAAGCAACTGATATTGTATTTAGATACGTTGAGCAAGAAAATCTGGTTAAGCCAACAGACAAGTCCACTGTGGTGTTGGATGCTATACTATGTGATGCGCTGTTTAAAGGAGCCATAAAGAAAGGATCGGCATACCCAACGGAAATTCATAAGAAGGACCTGGGATCAACATTCATTAACCGCATGCAACCACATCACGTAGTTACCAGAGGAAGTGATTCAGTTGTTCGTAAGGGTGCCTTGAAAGCTATTCAGATAATGACAGAACGAAGGCAGGGTAACAAAAAGGTTACAAGACTATCTGGTCTGGAAGCATTTTTAGTGGATCCAGAAGCATTGGCATCGGAGCTGCAGAAGAAATTTGCCTGTAGCACAACAGTGGCTGAGCTACCAG GTAAAAAGGGGTACGAGGTTATGGTCCAAGGTGGTGTGATCGATGACCTGGCGAGGTATCTGATCGAACATTACGGAGTTCCAAAGAAGTACATGGAGGTACTCGATAAGACAAAGAAATAA